In Euphorbia lathyris chromosome 9, ddEupLath1.1, whole genome shotgun sequence, the following are encoded in one genomic region:
- the LOC136205161 gene encoding probable 3-beta-hydroxysteroid-Delta(8),Delta(7)-isomerase, which translates to MEGQPHPYVPRDLKLPDYVPVVLSQSTIVGSFGFVSLLVVLLVWFFSGRSRKIAKVDRLLMCWWAFTGLTHLILEGYFVFSPEFFKDKNSFYLAEVWKEYSKGDSRYVGRDAGVVSVEGITAVLEGPASLLAVYAIATGKSYSYILQFAISLGQLYGTAVYFITSFLEGDNYASSPFYYYSYYVGANASWVVIPSLISIRCWKKICAAVQVQGQKKTKSR; encoded by the exons ATGGAGGGTCAGCCGCATCCGTACGTTCCGAGAGATCTCAAACTCCCGGATTACGTGCCTGTAGTTTTATCTCAATCCACAATTGTTGGCAGCTTTGGATTTGTTTCTCTTCTCGTCGTCCTCCTCGTCTGGTTCTTTTCTG GAAGATCACGTAAAATAGCAAAAGTCGACAGATTGCTGATGTGCTGGTGGGCTTTCACTGGTCTCACCCATCTAATACTCGAGGGTTATTTTGTTTTCTCTCCTGAGTTTTTCAAGGACAAGAATTCTTTTTATCTGGCTGAAGTTT GGAAAGAATACAGCAAAGGTGATTCAAGATATGTAGGAAGGGATGCTGGTGTAGTTTCCGTTGAAGGAATAACTGCAGTTTTAGAGGGTCCGGCTAGTCTTCTTGCTGT TTATGCTATCGCTACTGGGAAGTCATATAGCTACATACTTCAATTTGCTATCTCTTTAGGACAGCTTTACGGAACTGCTGTGTACTTCATAACTTCTTTCTTGGAAGGAGACAACTATGCTTCAAGTCCATTTTACTATTACTCATACTATGTCGGTGCAAACGCATCGTGGGTTGTTATTCCGTCCCTGATTTCTATCCGGTGCTGGAAGAAAATTTGTGCAGCTGTTCAAGTTCAAGGCCAGAAAAAGACTAAAAGCCGGTGA